A genomic region of Bernardetia sp. ABR2-2B contains the following coding sequences:
- a CDS encoding VOC family protein: MMKNQDYPKSFSHIGMTVPNIKEAVKFYSEVMGWYIIMEPSQIKKEKETAIGQMCIDVFGEDWEEFEIAHLATSDGIGVELFSFPHGVKEAPEFNPFNTGLFHFCIQDPNIEELIDKIISYGGKKRMPIREYYPNDKPYKMCYVEDPFGIVFEIYTHSYELTYSSGAYTK; this comes from the coding sequence ATTATGAAAAATCAAGATTATCCAAAATCATTTTCTCATATCGGAATGACAGTGCCAAATATTAAAGAAGCTGTAAAGTTTTATTCAGAGGTAATGGGCTGGTATATTATTATGGAGCCTTCTCAAATTAAAAAAGAAAAAGAAACTGCTATTGGGCAGATGTGTATTGATGTTTTTGGAGAAGATTGGGAAGAGTTTGAAATTGCACATTTAGCTACTTCTGATGGAATTGGAGTAGAGCTATTTTCATTTCCTCATGGAGTTAAAGAAGCTCCTGAATTTAATCCATTCAATACAGGACTTTTTCATTTTTGCATACAAGACCCAAATATTGAAGAATTGATTGATAAAATCATATCTTATGGTGGCAAAAAAAGAATGCCAATTAGAGAATATTATCCAAACGATAAACCTTATAAAATGTGTTATGTAGAAGACCCTTTTGGAATTGTTTTCGAAATATATACGCATAGTTATGAGCTTACCTATTCGTCGGGTGCATATACCAAATAA
- a CDS encoding helix-turn-helix domain-containing protein, whose product MINKKQHCPLNYTMNLIGTKWKPLILFHLLEGELRSGELQKQIPSISNKMFTQTVRELEKDGLICRTVFPVSPPKVEYKLSKRGKSLESILRSLDKWGLEDNKNTATD is encoded by the coding sequence ATGATTAACAAAAAACAACATTGTCCTCTTAATTATACAATGAATCTTATTGGAACAAAATGGAAACCTTTAATTTTATTTCATCTATTAGAAGGAGAATTACGTTCAGGAGAGTTACAAAAACAAATTCCAAGTATTTCAAATAAAATGTTTACTCAAACAGTTAGAGAATTAGAAAAAGATGGGCTTATTTGTAGAACAGTTTTTCCTGTATCTCCTCCTAAAGTAGAATATAAATTGAGTAAAAGAGGAAAGTCCTTAGAAAGTATTTTGAGAAGTTTAGATAAATGGGGATTGGAAGATAATAAAAATACTGCAACTGATTAG